In a genomic window of Maricaulis maris MCS10:
- a CDS encoding alpha-2-macroglobulin family protein, which produces MMATRYANWLVGALALTVAACSGGSQETETGPQLDAREAGAPRAEESTPSQFAFLRYSIDVDDDAPRLCLGFTHPLDPQADYASYVAVTPERPIALDASGQSLCVGGLGFGEGQSLTLRAGLPAANGDGLLVDETVEVDFGDRPAYVGIAGDGVILPRLDADGLAIETVNVDSVAVTLRRINDRALAFRSITSGANIASGDYYWSGEEENPDAVGEIIWRGEMDTAGLLNTPVTTVFPVAEAIGTLTPGAYHITVVDAAEADDDYRTPARANRWLVITDLALTAYRGNDGVDFVVRSLQTAQPVSGVRVELIARSNEVLAGVTTDASGRARFEGPLTRGEGAMAPRLLTAYGPDNDFAVLDFQRNPVDLSGLDTTGRQRPDGADGLVYLDRGIYRPGETVHVSALLRDAEAFAVTDRPVDLTVYGPNGIEAANVRFPAAPDAGGVSWAWDVPRTAARGEWRIVAEMDGYGRVGQVRFSVEDFVPQRVGLTLSGDDAMAIGAGEVRDIEANVRFLYGAPGAGLVVEGRVRVEVDPAPFADFADFRFGRGDEPFREFTSDLADTVADGAGRAVQSIDLGEAGRDATQPLRVRAVISAIEPGGRPVADDLRIPYRPADLYLGLRPQFDGRAQRNRETAIDVVALDPAGDLVATPLEWQLVRVDWEYDWYRVGSGRWQWRRTRNIVLVEQGVASSVGDGPTSIDIRALDWGSYRLVVTGASSGQSASTDFWVGWGATAEAGSEAPDRVALSTPDTPTPVGGEMTLSLLPPYAGEAEIVIASDHVIETRSVTIPESGAELSFRVTEEWGAGAYAMVSLFTPRHPVDQPAPRRAVGVAYLPVDMGQRTFELTMDAPERVHPRQTLELGVTLDGPVREGAWLTVAAVDEGILALTRFASPDPVSWFFGQSSLDVDLYDDYGRLLDPNQGAAAAVRSGGDQIGGAGLTVVPTRTVALFSGPVSVGRNGRATVALEIPDFNGELRLMAVAWSESGVGGLSQPLTVRDDVPAELILPRFLAPGDVSTATLTIDNVDGAPGDYLTTMTADGAVSGAASDTIPLDQGQRADRRYALEGADAGLGSVALDVGGPADFAVSRSYPIEVRSAWLPSSTVTRGRLLPGESWSLGSDALAAYLPGGSDVTLSFSPTPLDEDALLRSLSRYPYGCTEQITSRAMPLLMADPLAQAAGIDGVDDTRVIIQDAISTLLNRQANDGTIGLWRIGDRGSRPWIGAYAVDFLERAKAAGYTVPQAALDRAYSGLEHVAAQESWRVSGYTTTIYSWRGQTDTAERLSDRSAAYALYVLARAGRVDRSRLRYMHDERLGEIDSPLALAQLGAALHLIGDRARSLSAFDAAEALIGYENPGDWYQSARRDLAGVVAYAAEAGDAERVARLAEQVVTDLPEPARLTTQEKAFLLMAAQGLSGGADSVVIEAPFAPTNGERPVFTVQPDMLDSELTFTAAGEGPVWVTQLAHGETRLAPDAAAEGLSVQKRVLGLDGRAVDLEALVQGDRLVIDITVSPHEQRLIPAILTDLLPPGFEIEAEISSAEGAPRGAYAWLGQIVSPSMSETRDDRYAAALDLTQRRPRRLAYIVRAVTPGEYTLPGAVVEDMYRSDVYARSQTRRVVIAPRD; this is translated from the coding sequence ATGATGGCGACTCGGTATGCAAACTGGCTTGTGGGGGCATTGGCCCTGACTGTTGCGGCCTGTTCCGGTGGCTCCCAGGAGACCGAGACCGGCCCGCAGCTGGACGCCCGTGAAGCCGGCGCCCCCCGCGCCGAAGAAAGCACGCCCAGCCAGTTCGCCTTTCTGCGCTATTCCATCGATGTCGATGACGACGCGCCCCGCCTGTGCCTTGGCTTTACCCACCCGCTCGATCCGCAGGCTGATTACGCGTCCTATGTCGCTGTCACTCCTGAGCGCCCCATCGCCCTGGATGCCAGCGGGCAGAGCCTGTGTGTCGGTGGACTGGGCTTTGGCGAGGGTCAGTCGCTGACGCTGCGTGCCGGTCTCCCGGCCGCCAATGGCGATGGCCTGCTGGTCGATGAGACCGTCGAGGTCGATTTCGGTGACCGGCCCGCCTATGTCGGTATTGCCGGCGACGGGGTCATCCTGCCGCGCCTCGATGCCGACGGCCTGGCGATCGAGACCGTCAATGTCGACAGCGTCGCGGTCACCCTTCGCCGCATCAATGACCGGGCCCTGGCTTTCCGGTCCATCACCTCCGGCGCCAATATTGCCTCGGGGGACTATTACTGGTCCGGCGAAGAGGAAAACCCCGACGCGGTCGGCGAGATCATCTGGCGCGGTGAGATGGACACGGCCGGCCTGCTGAACACGCCGGTGACGACCGTCTTCCCGGTCGCCGAGGCCATCGGCACACTGACACCGGGTGCCTATCACATCACCGTGGTCGATGCCGCCGAGGCTGATGATGACTACCGCACGCCGGCTCGCGCCAATCGCTGGCTGGTGATCACCGATCTGGCCCTGACGGCCTATCGCGGCAATGACGGCGTCGATTTCGTTGTCCGTTCGCTGCAGACCGCCCAGCCTGTCTCCGGTGTGCGGGTCGAACTGATCGCCCGCTCCAATGAAGTGCTGGCCGGGGTGACGACCGATGCCAGTGGCCGGGCGCGCTTTGAGGGCCCGCTGACCCGCGGCGAGGGCGCCATGGCGCCGCGCTTGCTGACAGCCTACGGCCCTGACAATGACTTCGCCGTGCTCGACTTTCAGCGCAATCCGGTTGACCTGTCCGGACTGGACACAACGGGGCGCCAGCGCCCGGACGGGGCCGATGGTCTCGTCTATCTCGACCGTGGCATCTATCGTCCCGGCGAAACCGTGCATGTATCAGCCCTGCTGCGCGATGCCGAGGCATTCGCCGTCACCGACCGTCCTGTCGATCTGACTGTCTATGGTCCCAACGGTATCGAGGCGGCCAATGTGCGTTTCCCCGCTGCTCCTGATGCGGGCGGTGTCAGCTGGGCCTGGGATGTGCCGCGCACAGCGGCACGCGGCGAGTGGCGAATTGTCGCCGAGATGGATGGCTATGGCCGCGTCGGCCAGGTCCGCTTCTCGGTCGAGGACTTCGTGCCGCAACGCGTCGGTCTGACCCTGTCCGGCGATGACGCGATGGCCATCGGTGCCGGCGAAGTCCGCGATATTGAAGCCAATGTGCGCTTCCTCTATGGCGCACCTGGCGCCGGTCTGGTGGTCGAGGGACGGGTCCGTGTCGAGGTCGATCCGGCTCCCTTCGCCGATTTTGCCGATTTCCGTTTCGGGCGCGGCGATGAACCCTTCCGTGAGTTCACCAGTGATCTCGCCGATACCGTCGCCGATGGCGCCGGCCGCGCGGTCCAGTCGATCGATCTGGGCGAGGCCGGCCGCGATGCCACCCAGCCCTTGCGTGTGCGCGCTGTGATCTCGGCCATTGAGCCCGGTGGCAGGCCGGTCGCCGACGATCTGCGCATTCCCTACCGCCCGGCCGATCTCTATCTCGGCTTGCGCCCGCAATTTGACGGGCGCGCCCAGCGCAATCGTGAAACCGCGATCGATGTCGTGGCTCTGGACCCCGCAGGTGACCTCGTCGCCACGCCGCTGGAATGGCAATTGGTGCGCGTGGACTGGGAATATGACTGGTATCGCGTGGGCAGTGGTCGCTGGCAGTGGCGCCGCACCCGCAATATCGTTCTGGTCGAACAGGGTGTTGCGTCGAGTGTTGGCGATGGTCCGACATCCATCGATATCCGGGCTCTCGACTGGGGCAGCTACCGGCTTGTCGTCACCGGGGCGAGCAGTGGCCAGAGCGCCTCGACCGATTTCTGGGTCGGCTGGGGTGCGACGGCAGAAGCGGGCAGCGAAGCGCCTGACCGTGTCGCCCTGTCGACACCGGACACGCCAACGCCGGTTGGTGGCGAAATGACGCTCAGCCTGCTGCCGCCCTATGCCGGCGAGGCCGAAATCGTGATCGCCAGCGATCATGTGATCGAGACGCGCTCGGTCACCATTCCGGAAAGCGGCGCCGAATTGTCCTTCCGTGTCACCGAGGAATGGGGCGCCGGCGCCTATGCCATGGTGTCCCTGTTCACGCCGCGCCATCCGGTCGACCAGCCAGCCCCGCGACGGGCGGTGGGTGTGGCCTACCTGCCGGTCGATATGGGGCAGAGGACATTTGAGCTGACGATGGACGCGCCTGAACGTGTCCATCCGCGCCAGACGCTGGAATTGGGCGTGACCCTGGACGGGCCGGTGCGTGAGGGCGCCTGGCTGACCGTCGCGGCTGTGGATGAGGGCATTCTGGCCCTGACCCGTTTTGCCTCGCCCGACCCGGTCAGCTGGTTCTTCGGTCAGTCCTCGCTCGATGTGGATCTTTATGATGATTACGGTCGCCTGCTCGATCCCAACCAGGGCGCCGCTGCAGCTGTCCGTTCCGGTGGTGACCAGATCGGCGGCGCCGGCCTGACCGTGGTGCCGACCCGCACGGTGGCCCTGTTCAGTGGTCCGGTGTCGGTCGGTCGCAATGGCCGCGCCACCGTCGCGCTGGAGATTCCCGACTTCAATGGCGAGCTGCGCCTGATGGCCGTGGCCTGGAGTGAAAGCGGGGTGGGCGGTCTCTCCCAACCGCTGACGGTGCGCGATGATGTGCCCGCCGAACTCATCCTGCCCCGCTTCCTGGCGCCTGGTGACGTCTCGACGGCGACGCTGACCATCGACAATGTCGACGGTGCTCCCGGCGACTATCTGACCACCATGACAGCCGATGGTGCCGTGTCCGGTGCCGCATCTGACACCATCCCGCTCGACCAGGGCCAGCGCGCCGACCGTCGCTATGCGCTGGAAGGCGCCGATGCCGGCCTGGGCTCTGTGGCGCTTGATGTTGGCGGACCGGCTGATTTCGCCGTGTCTCGCAGCTATCCGATCGAGGTCCGCTCGGCCTGGCTGCCATCTTCCACCGTCACCCGTGGTCGGCTGCTGCCGGGTGAAAGCTGGTCGCTGGGCTCGGACGCACTTGCGGCCTATCTGCCCGGCGGGTCGGATGTCACGCTGAGCTTCTCGCCGACACCGCTGGACGAGGATGCGCTGCTGCGCTCCCTGTCGCGCTATCCCTATGGCTGCACCGAACAGATCACCAGTCGCGCCATGCCGCTTCTGATGGCCGACCCGCTGGCCCAGGCCGCCGGCATTGACGGTGTCGACGACACGCGGGTGATTATCCAGGATGCCATCTCGACCCTGCTCAACCGACAGGCCAATGATGGCACGATCGGCCTGTGGCGCATCGGCGACCGCGGCAGCCGTCCGTGGATCGGGGCCTATGCCGTCGATTTCCTCGAACGGGCCAAGGCGGCCGGCTACACCGTGCCGCAGGCAGCGCTGGACCGCGCCTATTCGGGTTTGGAGCATGTTGCCGCGCAGGAGAGCTGGCGGGTCAGCGGCTACACCACCACCATCTATTCCTGGCGCGGCCAGACCGACACCGCCGAGCGCCTGTCTGACCGCAGTGCGGCCTATGCGCTTTACGTGCTGGCCCGGGCCGGCCGGGTCGACCGCTCGCGCCTGCGCTACATGCATGATGAACGTCTCGGCGAGATCGACAGCCCGCTCGCCCTGGCGCAATTGGGCGCGGCGCTTCATCTGATCGGCGACCGGGCCCGGTCGCTCAGTGCCTTCGACGCCGCCGAGGCCCTGATCGGTTATGAGAATCCGGGCGACTGGTATCAGTCGGCCCGTCGTGACCTGGCCGGCGTGGTCGCCTATGCCGCCGAGGCCGGCGATGCCGAACGCGTCGCCCGCCTCGCCGAACAGGTCGTGACCGATCTGCCCGAACCGGCCCGTCTGACCACGCAGGAAAAGGCTTTCCTCCTGATGGCGGCGCAAGGCTTGTCGGGCGGCGCGGATAGCGTTGTGATTGAGGCGCCGTTCGCCCCGACGAACGGTGAGCGTCCCGTCTTCACCGTGCAGCCGGACATGCTGGATAGCGAGCTGACCTTCACCGCAGCAGGCGAGGGACCGGTCTGGGTGACCCAGCTGGCCCATGGCGAGACCCGCCTGGCACCGGACGCCGCAGCCGAAGGCCTGTCCGTGCAGAAACGTGTGCTCGGCCTTGATGGCCGGGCAGTTGATCTGGAAGCGCTGGTGCAGGGCGACCGGCTTGTCATCGACATTACCGTGTCTCCGCACGAACAACGCCTGATCCCGGCCATTCTGACCGACCTTCTGCCGCCGGGCTTCGAGATCGAGGCCGAGATCAGTTCGGCCGAGGGCGCGCCGCGCGGAGCCTATGCCTGGCTCGGCCAGATCGTCTCGCCATCGATGAGTGAAACCCGGGATGACCGGTATGCCGCCGCCCTGGACCTGACCCAGCGCCGACCGCGCCGGCTGGCCTATATCGTCCGTGCCGTGACGCCCGGTGAATACACCCTGCCGGGCGCCGTGGTCGAGGACATGTATCGCAGTGATGTCTATGCCCGATCGCAAACCCGCCGGGTGGTGATCGCGCCGCGCGACTGA
- the pbpC gene encoding penicillin-binding protein 1C, protein MFGLGRAYWIILATLSGLVGLLALDRLLPPPLPDAGSVSAVVRDRNGAVLRAFPVEEGRWRLAADIDTLDPDFLAALLAYEDERFFGHWGVDLPALMRASRDSLAAGRIVSGGSTITMQLARLIEPRERTFGAKLIQMARALQLELRLTKREILELYLTLAPYGGNLEGVRAASWAYFGREPDDLTIDQIAMLIALPQSPEARRPDRRPGQAVLARSRVLERLAAVGLARDTSAADALGDPAPRRRAFPSDAWHAADDLRRARPDRHDHVSTLDRALQRMLQDRLESELPETGPDVQFAAMVIDTQSRAVRAMAGSASRARPGGWIDLTDRARSPGSTLKPFIYGMAFDDGLAAPGTRIADLPRRYSGYQPDNFDRRFRGDVTIAEALQHSLNIPAVTTLDGVGARRFNAALGFAGARPLRPRQAGQDSGLAVALGGAGLTLRQVGVLYAALGDGGEARPLAWYEDELDTGVAPGGFRLLSAESADEIMAVLRRAPHPGGRVPALLARGAPDIAFKTGTSYGFRDAWAAGIAGRYTIVVWTGRADGAPRDGVTGREAALPLLFRIADGISQVEPGSAMTGTPDPALPDALPETLTAFQQDPAPHILFPPDGAEIWSDRAGRGFILSAQAAGPLRWYADGQRVPQNALGEALWTPTGPGFYSVSAIDETGREARASVRVRGSAVRAE, encoded by the coding sequence ATGTTTGGTCTGGGGCGGGCATACTGGATCATACTGGCCACCCTGTCGGGGCTTGTGGGCCTGCTCGCCCTCGACCGGCTGTTGCCACCGCCCCTGCCGGACGCCGGGTCGGTGTCGGCGGTGGTCCGTGATCGCAATGGAGCGGTTTTGCGGGCTTTCCCGGTAGAGGAGGGGCGCTGGCGTCTGGCCGCCGATATCGACACGCTCGATCCGGATTTCCTGGCCGCCCTGCTCGCCTATGAGGACGAGCGCTTTTTCGGGCATTGGGGCGTCGACCTGCCAGCCCTGATGCGCGCCTCCCGCGACAGCCTGGCGGCCGGACGTATTGTCTCGGGCGGATCGACCATCACCATGCAGCTGGCCCGGCTGATCGAGCCGCGCGAGCGGACCTTCGGGGCCAAGCTGATCCAGATGGCGCGGGCGCTCCAGTTGGAATTGCGCCTGACCAAGCGCGAAATCCTGGAGCTCTATCTTACCCTGGCTCCCTATGGCGGTAATCTGGAGGGTGTGCGGGCGGCGAGCTGGGCCTATTTCGGGCGGGAGCCGGATGATCTGACCATCGACCAGATCGCGATGCTGATCGCCTTGCCACAATCGCCCGAGGCCCGGCGTCCGGACCGGCGGCCCGGGCAGGCAGTGCTGGCCCGCAGCCGGGTGCTGGAGCGTCTGGCGGCTGTTGGCCTGGCCCGCGACACCTCCGCCGCCGATGCGCTCGGTGATCCGGCCCCGCGCCGCCGCGCCTTCCCCTCCGATGCCTGGCATGCGGCCGACGATCTGCGCCGGGCCCGACCGGACCGTCATGACCATGTCAGCACGCTGGACCGGGCGCTCCAGCGCATGCTCCAGGACCGGCTGGAGAGCGAGCTGCCGGAGACCGGGCCGGATGTTCAGTTCGCGGCCATGGTGATCGATACGCAAAGCCGCGCCGTGCGGGCCATGGCCGGCTCGGCCAGCCGCGCCAGGCCGGGCGGCTGGATCGATCTGACCGACCGGGCGCGCTCGCCGGGTTCGACCCTGAAACCCTTCATCTACGGCATGGCCTTCGATGACGGGCTGGCGGCGCCGGGCACGCGCATCGCTGACCTGCCGCGGCGCTATTCCGGCTATCAACCGGATAATTTCGACCGACGCTTCCGCGGCGATGTGACCATTGCCGAAGCGCTGCAGCACTCGCTCAATATTCCCGCCGTGACGACGCTGGACGGTGTCGGCGCGCGCCGGTTCAACGCGGCGCTCGGCTTTGCCGGGGCGCGTCCCCTGCGACCGCGTCAGGCCGGTCAGGACAGTGGACTGGCTGTGGCACTGGGCGGTGCGGGACTGACGCTGCGGCAGGTCGGTGTGCTCTACGCCGCGCTGGGTGATGGCGGCGAGGCGAGGCCACTGGCCTGGTATGAGGATGAGTTGGACACAGGTGTCGCGCCCGGCGGCTTCCGCCTGCTGTCCGCGGAATCGGCGGACGAGATCATGGCCGTGCTGCGCCGCGCTCCGCATCCGGGTGGTCGGGTACCGGCCCTGCTGGCGCGCGGCGCACCCGATATCGCGTTCAAGACGGGGACGTCCTATGGTTTTCGCGATGCTTGGGCTGCCGGTATCGCCGGGCGCTACACGATCGTCGTCTGGACAGGCCGGGCCGATGGCGCACCGCGCGACGGCGTGACCGGGCGGGAGGCGGCGCTGCCGCTGCTGTTCCGTATCGCCGACGGGATCAGCCAGGTCGAGCCGGGCAGTGCCATGACCGGGACACCGGATCCGGCGCTGCCGGATGCGCTTCCCGAGACGTTGACGGCTTTCCAGCAGGATCCGGCGCCGCACATCCTGTTCCCTCCGGATGGGGCCGAGATCTGGTCCGACCGGGCCGGGCGGGGCTTTATCCTGTCGGCGCAAGCGGCTGGTCCGCTGCGCTGGTATGCGGACGGTCAGCGCGTGCCGCAAAACGCGCTGGGCGAAGCGCTGTGGACGCCAACCGGCCCGGGCTTCTATTCGGTCAGCGCGATCGACGAGACCGGGCGCGAAGCGCGCGCGTCGGTCCGCGTCAGAGGCAGCGCGGTTCGCGCCGAGTGA
- a CDS encoding isoaspartyl peptidase/L-asparaginase family protein: MLRFMITAVAAAGAMLATAGSQAQSEGRWALVIHGGAGVIERGAMTPEREAEYRDAMNAALVRGEAVLDQGGSALDAIEAVIHGMEDDPLFNAGRGAVFTAAGRNELDASIMDGASLEAGAVAGVTQVRHPISLARAVMDNSRHVMLQGEGAETFAREQELEIVPPAYFFTERRWAAMERSLGALGLPIPSRPDGAPAPTGVDHGELDRDAREHRFGTVGVVALDRAGNIAAGTSTGGTTAKRWGRVGDSPIIGAGTYANNASCGVSATGTGEYFIRLTVASRICALVEFQGLDLQAASDQVIGDELTAMGGDGGIVALTPGGEIAWSFNTPGMYRARLSEGGEPVVAIYGDED, from the coding sequence ATGCTTCGTTTCATGATCACGGCTGTCGCAGCCGCGGGCGCCATGCTTGCAACGGCGGGCAGTCAGGCGCAATCGGAGGGCCGCTGGGCCCTGGTCATTCACGGCGGTGCCGGCGTCATCGAGCGCGGCGCCATGACGCCCGAGCGCGAGGCCGAGTATCGCGATGCGATGAATGCCGCGCTCGTTCGCGGCGAGGCTGTCCTCGACCAGGGCGGCAGCGCCCTTGATGCGATCGAAGCGGTCATTCACGGCATGGAAGACGATCCGCTGTTCAACGCCGGGCGCGGCGCGGTGTTCACGGCCGCCGGCCGCAACGAGCTGGACGCCTCGATCATGGATGGGGCGAGCCTGGAGGCCGGCGCGGTCGCCGGTGTGACCCAGGTCCGCCATCCCATTTCCCTGGCCCGTGCCGTGATGGACAATTCCCGGCATGTCATGTTGCAGGGCGAGGGCGCCGAGACCTTTGCCCGCGAGCAGGAGCTGGAAATCGTACCTCCGGCCTACTTCTTCACCGAACGGCGCTGGGCGGCGATGGAGCGCTCGCTGGGTGCTTTGGGTCTGCCAATCCCGTCCCGTCCGGATGGAGCGCCCGCTCCGACCGGGGTTGATCATGGCGAGCTGGATCGCGACGCCCGCGAACACCGCTTCGGCACTGTCGGCGTGGTCGCCCTGGACCGCGCCGGAAACATTGCGGCGGGCACCTCGACCGGCGGCACGACCGCCAAGCGGTGGGGCCGGGTCGGTGACAGCCCGATCATCGGAGCCGGGACCTATGCCAATAATGCCAGCTGCGGTGTCTCAGCCACGGGGACGGGCGAGTATTTCATCCGCCTGACGGTCGCCAGCCGGATCTGTGCCCTGGTGGAGTTCCAGGGCCTCGACCTGCAGGCCGCCAGCGACCAGGTCATCGGCGACGAGCTGACGGCGATGGGCGGCGATGGCGGCATCGTCGCGCTTACGCCGGGCGGCGAGATCGCCTGGAGTTTCAACACGCCGGGCATGTATCGGGCCCGCTTGAGCGAGGGCGGTGAGCCGGTGGTTGCGATTTACGGAGACGAGGACTGA
- a CDS encoding LysR family transcriptional regulator, with protein sequence MDDWSDYLVCLAVSEAGSLTAAAHELGVSQPTVTRRLQALESRFGEPLFEREQGQTRLTPLGRKVTAHAARMRDEASAIERAAMAQDQSLSGLVVVSASEGLGADWLPLALESFQAANPGIGIDIAIKNNSANLADREADIALRWNGPGTQQSLVGRRGATVGAGLYAAKSYLDKHGRPNAVEDLADHAGVGWSIGDYFGWPSTQTGAPVLPRHVSFKSNSPASHVKGLEAGFGVGVTSHRLARNSIYLERILPDFESSLDLWVVAHETVRKSARVRAAYDHIIAQMKADAAYFSRGEPSTL encoded by the coding sequence ATGGATGACTGGTCTGATTATCTCGTCTGCCTCGCCGTTTCCGAAGCAGGCAGCCTGACCGCCGCGGCCCATGAGCTCGGCGTCAGCCAACCCACGGTTACACGGCGCCTGCAGGCGTTGGAATCCCGTTTTGGCGAACCCCTGTTCGAGCGCGAGCAGGGGCAGACACGACTGACCCCGCTCGGCCGGAAAGTGACCGCCCATGCCGCGCGCATGCGCGACGAGGCGTCGGCCATCGAGCGCGCCGCCATGGCCCAGGACCAGTCCCTGTCAGGCCTGGTGGTCGTCTCCGCCTCGGAAGGCCTGGGCGCCGACTGGCTGCCACTGGCGCTGGAGAGTTTTCAGGCCGCCAATCCCGGCATTGGAATCGATATCGCAATCAAGAATAATTCAGCCAATCTGGCCGATCGCGAGGCCGATATCGCCCTGCGCTGGAACGGCCCCGGCACCCAGCAAAGCCTGGTCGGACGCCGTGGTGCCACGGTCGGCGCCGGCCTCTATGCCGCCAAGAGCTATCTCGACAAGCATGGTCGTCCGAACGCCGTGGAAGACCTCGCCGACCATGCCGGTGTCGGCTGGTCGATTGGCGATTATTTCGGCTGGCCATCGACGCAGACAGGCGCTCCGGTCCTGCCGCGGCATGTCTCCTTCAAGTCCAACAGCCCCGCCTCCCACGTCAAGGGGCTGGAGGCCGGTTTCGGCGTCGGTGTGACCTCGCACCGGCTGGCGCGCAACAGCATCTATCTCGAACGCATCTTGCCGGACTTTGAAAGCTCGCTGGACCTGTGGGTGGTCGCCCACGAGACGGTCCGCAAGAGCGCGCGTGTGCGGGCCGCCTACGACCATATCATCGCGCAAATGAAGGCCGACGCGGCCTATTTCAGCCGCGGCGAACCGTCGACGCTCTAG
- a CDS encoding tetratricopeptide domain-containing protein, whose protein sequence is MRSMFLAAALAAIATPAGIAQTCDAEPTLVGHRTANGTVRAQYNAVERGEWPNVVLIGEGLVETGLSSRNKTAAWSNLCAGYAGSGEYEAAVSACGEALALRDNAWRALNNRGAAHWLAGNTEAALADFRAADAASTGEDEVTANLAMASCTSAN, encoded by the coding sequence ATGCGCTCAATGTTTCTCGCGGCCGCCCTGGCCGCCATCGCAACGCCAGCCGGAATTGCCCAGACCTGTGACGCCGAACCGACCCTGGTCGGCCACCGGACTGCCAACGGTACGGTACGTGCCCAGTACAACGCCGTCGAGCGCGGCGAGTGGCCCAATGTGGTGCTGATCGGCGAAGGCCTAGTTGAAACCGGCCTGTCTTCGCGCAACAAGACCGCCGCCTGGTCCAATCTCTGCGCCGGTTATGCGGGCAGTGGTGAGTATGAAGCGGCCGTCTCGGCTTGCGGCGAGGCCCTGGCCCTGCGCGACAATGCCTGGCGTGCGCTCAATAATCGTGGTGCGGCCCATTGGCTGGCTGGCAATACGGAGGCGGCCCTGGCCGATTTCCGCGCCGCCGACGCTGCCTCGACCGGTGAGGACGAAGTGACCGCGAATCTCGCAATGGCCTCGTGCACCTCGGCAAACTAA
- a CDS encoding carbonic anhydrase → MPDQPPKPLLDGYREFRRDAYKTQRAHYAELTKGQNPHTLIIACSDSRVDPAVVFSARPGDLFVVRNVANLVPPMDDDGGRHGVSAAIEFAVSALGVDHIVVMGHGQCGGVAACVAGLDSLSFKYVGPWLEPLEPARAEVHAHHGDADSETLCDALELNSIRHSIRRLHQFPFVEQAIQDRGLQLHGARFSIHDGVLEWMGEDGEFHPV, encoded by the coding sequence ATGCCGGACCAACCCCCCAAACCCCTGCTGGATGGCTATCGCGAATTTCGCCGCGATGCCTACAAGACCCAGCGGGCGCACTATGCCGAGCTGACCAAGGGCCAGAATCCGCACACGCTGATCATTGCCTGCTCCGACAGCCGGGTGGACCCGGCAGTGGTGTTCAGCGCCCGCCCGGGCGATCTGTTCGTGGTCCGCAATGTCGCTAATCTCGTGCCGCCGATGGATGATGATGGCGGACGCCATGGCGTCTCGGCCGCGATCGAATTTGCTGTCAGCGCCCTGGGTGTCGACCATATCGTGGTGATGGGGCATGGCCAGTGTGGCGGCGTGGCGGCTTGCGTCGCCGGCCTCGACAGCCTGTCCTTCAAATATGTCGGCCCCTGGCTGGAGCCACTCGAACCGGCGCGGGCCGAAGTGCATGCGCATCATGGCGACGCCGACAGCGAGACGCTGTGTGATGCGCTCGAGCTCAATTCGATCCGGCATTCGATCCGGCGGCTGCACCAATTCCCCTTTGTCGAACAGGCGATCCAGGACCGCGGGCTGCAACTGCACGGGGCCCGCTTCTCGATTCATGACGGGGTATTGGAGTGGATGGGGGAAGACGGCGAATTCCATCCGGTCTAG